The following are from one region of the Pseudohongiella spirulinae genome:
- a CDS encoding class I SAM-dependent rRNA methyltransferase, with translation MNTLHLSKGRESSLLRHHPWVFSGAVAKVSGNPANGETVKVVDASGRELGLAAYSPHSQIRARMWGFDPNAVIDADFIRRQVQAAINRRGHLFHEKRNGLRLIYGESDQLPGLVVDRYGDFLSCQILSSGTEYWRQAIIDALQYTLPEIKGIYERSDVAVRKHEGLEQRKGLLAGAEPPDYITLNEQGRQYLVSIVDGHKTGYYLDQFDNRNVVQQLCAARSQPATVLNCFSYTGGFGIAALHGGAAHVTNVDSSGPALELAGRNLQLNGFDPDQAELVQANVFEYLRELKQQGRQFDIVVLDPPKFAETKHQFKRAARAYKDIALQAAQLIKPGGYLVTFSCSGAIDPGLFQKITADALLDAGRSGQITRFLHQAEDHLVALPFPESLYLKGLICLLD, from the coding sequence ATGAACACTTTACACCTGAGCAAGGGGCGCGAATCGTCCTTGCTGCGCCACCATCCCTGGGTCTTTTCCGGTGCCGTTGCCAAAGTCAGCGGCAATCCGGCCAATGGTGAAACCGTCAAGGTGGTTGATGCCAGTGGCCGGGAACTGGGGCTGGCAGCCTACTCACCGCATTCCCAGATTCGCGCGCGCATGTGGGGTTTCGACCCAAACGCAGTGATTGATGCCGATTTTATCCGCCGCCAGGTGCAGGCCGCCATCAACCGTCGCGGTCATCTGTTTCATGAAAAGCGCAACGGTTTGCGGCTTATTTATGGTGAGTCGGATCAATTGCCTGGCCTGGTGGTGGATCGCTACGGTGATTTCCTCTCTTGTCAGATCCTTTCCAGCGGCACTGAATACTGGCGCCAGGCCATTATTGATGCACTGCAATACACACTGCCCGAGATCAAGGGTATTTACGAGCGATCCGATGTGGCGGTGCGCAAACACGAGGGGCTGGAGCAGCGCAAGGGCCTCTTGGCGGGCGCTGAACCACCGGACTATATCACTCTGAATGAGCAGGGGCGGCAGTATCTGGTGAGCATCGTCGATGGTCATAAAACGGGCTACTACCTGGACCAGTTTGATAACCGTAACGTCGTGCAGCAGCTGTGCGCGGCGCGTTCGCAGCCGGCGACGGTGCTGAACTGCTTTTCTTATACCGGCGGTTTCGGCATCGCGGCGCTGCATGGTGGCGCGGCACATGTGACTAATGTGGACTCGTCGGGGCCGGCGCTGGAGCTGGCAGGGCGGAATCTGCAGCTGAACGGATTTGACCCCGATCAGGCTGAGCTGGTGCAGGCCAATGTGTTTGAATACCTGCGCGAACTGAAACAGCAGGGGCGCCAGTTTGACATCGTGGTGCTGGATCCGCCCAAATTCGCCGAGACCAAACATCAATTCAAACGCGCTGCCCGCGCCTATAAGGACATTGCCCTGCAGGCCGCGCAGCTCATCAAGCCAGGCGGCTATCTGGTCACTTTCTCCTGTTCCGGTGCCATCGACCCGGGTCTGTTCCAGAAGATAACCGCCGATGCATTGCTGGACGCCGGGCGCAGCGGGCAGATTACCCGTTTTCTGCATCAGGCCGAAGACCACCTGGTGGCACTGCCATTCCCCGAATCACTCTACCTGAAAGGTCTGATTTGCCTATTGGATTGA
- a CDS encoding pirin family protein — translation MAKLLKGDNKDLGGFSVSRILPHPEKKMVGPFIFFDHIGPAQFPAGQGINVRPHPHIGLATVTYLFEGSMLHRDSLGSVQEIFPGDVNWMIAGRGIVHSERETHEVRSKDHPLYGLQLWVALPQDHETIEPDFQHISKNDLPCIYRPGIMMRLIVGNAYGRGSPVRTFSPMFYLDVMLDKGRQLEHPDPEQEAAICVVSGTVLINDTSYTKGDFVLLESGDTLIRAQDDARFAMIGGKKFEQVPHIHWNFVAYDRATINAARERWENGEFPAIPGDDEERIPLP, via the coding sequence ATGGCTAAACTATTAAAAGGCGACAATAAAGACCTGGGCGGGTTCTCCGTCTCGCGCATACTGCCCCACCCGGAAAAGAAAATGGTGGGACCCTTCATATTTTTTGATCACATCGGGCCCGCGCAATTTCCTGCCGGGCAGGGCATCAACGTGCGCCCGCATCCGCATATTGGCCTGGCGACCGTGACCTATCTGTTTGAAGGCAGCATGCTGCATCGCGACAGTCTGGGGTCGGTGCAGGAAATCTTCCCTGGCGATGTAAACTGGATGATTGCTGGTCGCGGCATTGTGCATTCCGAACGCGAAACGCATGAAGTTCGCTCCAAGGATCACCCCCTTTACGGCCTGCAGCTGTGGGTAGCGCTGCCGCAGGATCATGAAACCATTGAGCCGGATTTTCAGCACATCAGCAAAAATGATCTGCCCTGTATTTATCGGCCCGGCATCATGATGCGCCTGATCGTGGGCAATGCCTACGGTCGGGGATCGCCGGTGCGTACTTTTTCGCCCATGTTCTACCTGGATGTGATGCTGGACAAAGGTCGTCAGCTGGAACATCCTGACCCTGAGCAAGAGGCCGCCATCTGTGTGGTCAGTGGCACTGTGCTGATCAATGATACAAGCTACACCAAGGGTGATTTTGTATTGCTGGAGTCAGGTGACACACTCATAAGAGCGCAGGACGACGCCCGCTTTGCCATGATCGGTGGCAAAAAATTCGAGCAGGTGCCGCATATTCACTGGAATTTTGTGGCTTACGACCGCGCCACCATAAATGCGGCGCGGGAAAGATGGGAAAATGGCGAATTTCCCGCCATACCCGGCGATGATGAGGAACGCATCCCCCTGCCATGA
- a CDS encoding nitroreductase family protein, translating to MPYPDSINPDFSARDSLPGVDETLARRWSPRAFVKTPIAEADVNVLFEAARWAPSCFNDQPWEFHVSTEETYDDFLDLLLEGNQVWAKNASLLCFVVVRKTFNHNGKDNAYAEYDAGAAWMALSLQARQMGLYTHGMGGIKHQQVADYLQLDDNHKVICGIAIGVAAEPDVLSAEVAAKEKPSGRKPLADVLKRW from the coding sequence ATGCCATACCCTGACAGTATTAATCCCGACTTTTCTGCACGCGACAGCCTGCCTGGTGTTGATGAAACACTGGCGCGGCGCTGGTCGCCCCGGGCATTTGTCAAAACCCCTATTGCCGAAGCCGATGTTAACGTTCTGTTTGAGGCCGCTCGCTGGGCACCCTCGTGCTTCAATGATCAGCCCTGGGAATTTCACGTCTCCACCGAGGAGACCTATGATGATTTCCTTGATTTGCTGCTGGAAGGCAATCAGGTCTGGGCCAAAAACGCATCACTGCTTTGTTTTGTGGTGGTCCGCAAAACCTTCAACCACAATGGCAAAGACAACGCCTACGCCGAATACGACGCCGGCGCCGCCTGGATGGCCCTGAGCCTGCAGGCTCGCCAGATGGGGCTTTATACGCACGGCATGGGTGGCATTAAGCACCAGCAAGTAGCAGACTACCTGCAGCTTGACGATAATCACAAAGTCATCTGCGGCATCGCCATCGGCGTGGCCGCAGAACCCGACGTCCTGTCGGCCGAGGTGGCCGCCAAGGAAAAACCGTCAGGACGCAAACCGCTGGCGGATGTATTGAAACGCTGGTGA
- a CDS encoding glycosyltransferase family 39 protein: MMTNNAPTRNVLSPLPVAALLLLITSIKLMLAWRLELYSDEIFYWQASQFPALAYSDLPFMAALLAGLGSELLGNTPLAVRSLFLLMGSSLPLLIYWLALPLTGQRDALTSALLTLCLPMAAFLGLLAVPDVPMIFWGMLFLGMLERATRTGHSGYWLAAGVMAAMGLSSHYRFVLYPLAAVVYLLIATDHRHYWKSPGLWLGGLIGLCGFIPALSFNLMHDLSGLDYHLVDRHPWQFQAEGLMHPLIQAVIVTPLMYAALWYTLWRTFLQGREGDNRATLFMLFALFNLGVYLLLSPWSDTTRTTLHWPLSGYLPLLVFLPQTLRHIANQWSAKAAISTPLLGLLGTFLVLAGIGSQGFNQQLQTLVGNDVLSNKMAGWQPLAEKIEQLDQQHALPAERLYVTDNYYTAAQLSFKFPDLQVYTIDEDKTIRDGRATQYALWQRHTPALMQHDIDNIVFITEDSTLDIDEKTTVMQLACSLFQPLNFIDQLTLFNGDKRFSIYYGQKGYQTSLGSPCPLPALTWLDQPAEDVTLSGTVTISGWSIVPGFGAREIKVLLNRQSIATASRQIHREDVVQLMNGDSDPDAPVLGFEVLVDTTQFPNGRYELAIETVSGTGQLRLSGQRRISIRN, from the coding sequence ATGATGACCAACAACGCCCCAACACGCAACGTTTTAAGCCCGCTGCCAGTTGCTGCGTTACTGCTGCTGATTACGAGTATCAAGCTGATGCTGGCCTGGCGGCTGGAGCTGTATAGCGACGAGATTTTCTACTGGCAGGCCTCGCAGTTTCCGGCACTGGCTTATAGCGATCTGCCATTTATGGCCGCCCTGCTGGCGGGGCTGGGCAGCGAGCTGCTGGGCAATACACCGCTGGCAGTGCGCTCGCTGTTTCTGCTGATGGGCAGCAGTCTGCCGCTGCTGATCTACTGGCTGGCCTTGCCGCTGACCGGTCAGAGGGACGCGCTGACATCCGCGCTGCTGACACTGTGCCTGCCCATGGCAGCCTTCCTGGGTCTGCTGGCGGTGCCCGATGTGCCGATGATTTTCTGGGGCATGTTATTTCTGGGCATGTTAGAGCGCGCCACCCGAACCGGGCACTCCGGCTACTGGCTGGCGGCTGGCGTGATGGCCGCAATGGGCCTGTCCAGCCATTACCGCTTTGTACTCTATCCGTTGGCGGCGGTGGTCTACCTGCTGATTGCCACCGACCATCGACATTACTGGAAAAGTCCCGGGCTCTGGCTGGGTGGCCTGATCGGGCTGTGCGGATTTATCCCGGCGCTGTCATTCAATCTGATGCATGATTTGAGCGGCCTGGATTATCATCTGGTCGACCGCCACCCCTGGCAATTCCAGGCCGAAGGGCTGATGCACCCGCTGATTCAGGCCGTCATCGTCACGCCACTGATGTACGCCGCACTTTGGTATACCCTGTGGCGCACGTTTCTGCAGGGGCGTGAAGGCGACAACCGCGCCACACTGTTCATGCTGTTTGCCCTGTTCAACCTGGGCGTTTACCTGCTACTGTCGCCCTGGAGCGACACCACCCGTACCACCCTGCACTGGCCTCTGTCCGGCTACCTGCCGCTGCTGGTATTTTTGCCACAGACCCTGCGACACATCGCCAATCAATGGTCCGCCAAAGCCGCCATCAGCACGCCACTGCTGGGCCTGCTGGGCACTTTTCTGGTGCTGGCCGGTATTGGCTCACAAGGCTTTAATCAGCAACTGCAGACTCTGGTGGGTAATGACGTGCTGTCCAATAAAATGGCCGGCTGGCAACCTCTGGCAGAGAAAATTGAGCAACTTGACCAGCAGCATGCATTGCCAGCGGAACGACTGTACGTCACAGATAACTACTACACGGCCGCGCAGCTCAGCTTCAAGTTTCCCGACCTGCAGGTCTACACAATCGACGAAGACAAAACCATTCGCGATGGCCGCGCCACGCAGTATGCCCTGTGGCAGCGCCACACCCCGGCGCTGATGCAGCATGACATCGACAATATCGTCTTCATTACCGAAGACAGCACGCTGGATATCGACGAAAAAACGACCGTGATGCAGCTCGCCTGCAGCCTGTTTCAGCCGCTCAACTTTATCGACCAGCTCACCCTGTTTAATGGTGACAAACGCTTCAGCATTTACTACGGCCAGAAAGGTTACCAGACCAGCCTGGGGTCGCCTTGCCCCCTTCCCGCTCTGACCTGGCTGGATCAGCCGGCTGAAGATGTGACACTCTCCGGCACCGTCACAATCAGCGGCTGGAGCATCGTGCCGGGTTTTGGAGCACGGGAAATTAAGGTATTGCTCAATCGGCAGTCAATCGCCACCGCCAGCCGACAAATCCACCGCGAAGATGTGGTACAACTGATGAATGGCGACAGCGATCCGGATGCGCCGGTGCTGGGTTTTGAAGTCTTGGTCGATACCACACAATTCCCGAACGGACGTTACGAGCTGGCCATCGAGACTGTCTCTGGCACCGGCCAGCTCAGACTGAGCGGGCAACGGCGCATCAGTATTCGGAACTGA
- a CDS encoding calcineurin-like phosphoesterase C-terminal domain-containing protein, which translates to MNRVTRLIPLTLAALGLSITAHAQPWTGQVEVIRGASSGDTIQGLVFNDLNGDSRRQPNEPGIADVLVSNGLDVVQTDANGRYEIGVRADMDLTVVQPAGWQVPVDHRMVPQFAYTHKPGGTPEPLRFGGLPDTGPAPSQVNFPLRARSNPDNTFTCAAIGDSQTYSNGELSQFRDSAIADLVQMDLGSNDCLVYLGDVVGDDLDVLERLLEVGSAVGVPQWMALGNHDIDFDASSDAHSSDSWRRIYGPNYYAFETGQVTFIVLDNIIYPCGEEELRLPGREFCVESDRPVYNVRVHDTQLQWLENLLRHTPEDRLIVMAHHGPMLSFYGSGSFQHQDDATAQIHALVAGREALSLSGHLHTLENIAPGESFDGWQQALGVDSAPFRHIVAGAASGHWWQGDLGIDGDAMALQRMGAPKGLLMLDFQGSEYREHYVGSRIDPRRGQWVDFNTPAFREWFDILQAWRSLPARERNPVPPVSINDLPDTRILTPEELSQGVFITANVWNGSRETQVSARINGGAPITLSRTQQGTGEAAQIGAEYADPFTVKRQATVGRYAIESTMGRPRNQGYEAYRGSRFQGPPQPQTAIADRNMHLWRATLPTDLPHGVHTLEVTSIDRHGRRYTDRVIFEVREARPDPLHRVDVWDMDTGQ; encoded by the coding sequence ATGAACCGCGTGACCAGACTGATCCCGCTTACCCTGGCAGCTCTCGGACTAAGCATTACCGCTCACGCCCAACCCTGGACCGGCCAAGTTGAAGTCATCCGCGGCGCCAGTTCCGGAGACACCATTCAGGGCCTGGTGTTCAATGATCTCAATGGCGACAGCCGCCGCCAGCCCAACGAACCAGGTATTGCCGATGTGCTGGTCAGCAATGGTCTTGATGTTGTACAAACCGATGCCAACGGGCGCTATGAGATTGGCGTACGTGCAGATATGGACCTGACAGTTGTACAACCGGCCGGCTGGCAGGTACCGGTTGATCACCGCATGGTGCCGCAATTTGCCTATACCCACAAACCCGGCGGAACCCCGGAACCCTTACGATTTGGCGGCTTACCGGACACCGGGCCAGCGCCTTCGCAGGTAAATTTTCCGCTGCGCGCGCGCAGTAACCCTGACAATACCTTTACCTGCGCGGCCATCGGCGATAGTCAGACCTACTCAAACGGCGAGCTGAGCCAGTTCCGCGACAGCGCCATTGCTGATCTGGTGCAAATGGATCTGGGCAGCAATGACTGTCTGGTATATCTGGGCGATGTGGTCGGTGATGATCTGGACGTGCTGGAGCGCCTGCTGGAGGTTGGCTCAGCCGTCGGTGTGCCACAGTGGATGGCACTGGGCAACCACGACATCGACTTTGACGCCAGCAGCGATGCACACTCCTCCGATTCCTGGCGGCGAATCTATGGACCGAACTACTACGCATTCGAAACAGGTCAGGTGACATTCATTGTACTGGACAACATCATCTACCCTTGCGGCGAGGAAGAACTCAGGCTGCCAGGGCGTGAATTCTGTGTCGAATCAGACCGTCCGGTTTACAATGTACGAGTCCATGACACTCAACTTCAATGGCTTGAAAACCTGCTGCGGCACACACCGGAAGACCGACTGATCGTAATGGCGCATCATGGCCCAATGCTGTCATTCTATGGATCCGGTTCTTTTCAGCATCAGGATGATGCCACTGCACAGATTCATGCCCTGGTGGCCGGCCGCGAAGCGCTGTCTCTGTCCGGTCACCTACATACGCTGGAAAACATCGCGCCTGGTGAATCCTTCGACGGCTGGCAGCAGGCACTGGGTGTCGACAGCGCTCCCTTCCGTCACATTGTGGCTGGCGCCGCATCCGGTCACTGGTGGCAGGGTGATCTTGGTATCGATGGCGACGCCATGGCACTGCAGCGTATGGGCGCCCCCAAAGGACTGCTGATGCTGGACTTTCAGGGCAGTGAATATCGGGAACACTACGTGGGTTCCCGCATAGACCCACGGCGCGGTCAGTGGGTGGACTTTAACACGCCCGCCTTCCGCGAGTGGTTTGACATCCTGCAGGCATGGCGATCACTGCCGGCGCGTGAACGAAATCCTGTGCCGCCGGTTTCCATCAACGACCTGCCGGACACCCGGATACTCACCCCCGAGGAGTTGAGTCAGGGTGTTTTCATCACCGCCAACGTCTGGAACGGCAGTCGGGAAACACAAGTCAGCGCCCGCATCAATGGCGGCGCGCCGATAACACTGAGCCGCACTCAACAGGGAACCGGCGAGGCCGCACAGATCGGCGCCGAGTATGCCGATCCTTTCACCGTCAAGCGTCAGGCTACGGTAGGCAGATATGCCATAGAAAGCACGATGGGACGTCCCCGCAACCAGGGCTACGAAGCCTACCGTGGTTCTCGATTTCAGGGTCCGCCGCAGCCCCAGACAGCCATCGCTGATCGCAACATGCACCTGTGGCGTGCCACTTTGCCAACTGATCTGCCGCACGGCGTGCATACCCTCGAGGTGACCAGCATCGACCGGCACGGCCGCCGGTATACCGACCGCGTGATATTCGAGGTGCGTGAGGCGCGACCCGATCCACTGCATCGCGTTGACGTATGGGATATGGATACCGGACAATAG
- a CDS encoding DUF3817 domain-containing protein, whose protein sequence is MTHTLTFSAGRLFSIVALIEALTWAGLLIGMYLKYVTGTTDFGVWLFGRLHGAAFIAYVVVTFFCMTRLRWPWWASMLAIMAAIPPLVTLPLEIWFRRKGLLG, encoded by the coding sequence ATGACACATACTCTGACATTTTCTGCAGGTCGGCTGTTCTCAATTGTAGCCCTGATAGAAGCCCTGACCTGGGCCGGCCTGCTGATTGGCATGTACCTGAAATACGTCACTGGTACTACCGATTTCGGAGTGTGGCTCTTTGGCCGATTGCATGGCGCCGCTTTCATCGCCTACGTGGTGGTGACCTTTTTCTGCATGACGCGACTGCGCTGGCCATGGTGGGCCAGCATGCTCGCCATTATGGCGGCTATTCCGCCGCTGGTGACACTGCCGCTAGAGATATGGTTCAGGCGCAAGGGCTTGCTGGGGTAG
- the pgsA gene encoding CDP-diacylglycerol--glycerol-3-phosphate 3-phosphatidyltransferase, translating into MNAANTVTISRVLLVPLIVVVYYSGFAWSQLAAAALFTVASITDWLDGYLARKLNQTSPFGAFLDPVADKLLVVMALVLLTANFPSPWFVVPTAIIIGREVFISALREWMASRGERDKVAVGYIGKVKTTVQMIAIIVLLAYSPEFPRWVLQLGYVLIYLSAALSVWSMVNYLKSALPTMR; encoded by the coding sequence ATGAACGCGGCCAATACGGTAACAATATCGCGAGTCCTGTTGGTGCCGCTGATTGTTGTGGTTTACTACAGTGGTTTTGCCTGGAGCCAGCTCGCAGCCGCGGCGCTGTTTACCGTTGCCAGTATCACCGATTGGCTGGATGGGTACCTGGCCCGCAAACTGAATCAGACCTCGCCCTTTGGCGCCTTTCTGGATCCGGTGGCCGACAAACTGCTGGTGGTGATGGCGCTGGTGCTGCTCACCGCCAATTTCCCCAGTCCCTGGTTTGTGGTCCCCACGGCCATCATTATCGGCCGCGAAGTCTTCATCTCCGCATTACGCGAATGGATGGCATCACGCGGCGAGCGGGACAAGGTGGCCGTTGGTTATATAGGCAAGGTGAAAACCACCGTGCAGATGATTGCCATCATCGTTTTGCTGGCCTACAGCCCGGAATTTCCGCGTTGGGTCTTGCAATTGGGCTATGTGTTGATATATCTTTCCGCCGCCTTGAGTGTGTGGTCCATGGTCAACTATTTGAAGAGTGCCTTGCCGACCATGAGGTGA